The Alnus glutinosa chromosome 8, dhAlnGlut1.1, whole genome shotgun sequence DNA segment AAGTTACGTGCGCTATTTTCCGTTCATTTTAACATCAACAATGAGACCATTTTGCAATAAAATGGTAATTTAAAAGGCTCAAGTGTTACAAATGTTAGTTTAATGATGTCTTTGCAAAACAAATGTTAAGggtaagtattttttttttttgccaaaattgTAATATTTGATTTAGAATGATGTTtggaaaaaattattgtttacttagtttttttttttaatctattaaatATTGTACCAAAATATgcaataaagtttttttttaaaaaaaaaaaaaaaaaaaaaaaaaaaaaaaaaaaaaaaatcaccaagaTTTTGTATGCCATGCAGTACCCTATGGCCTATGTATTGCTGATCTCGATCGGAAAGATGACACTTCTATTTGGCACACTGAAAGTTTCATTTGGCTAGAAATCTCTAGCTACTTCCTTTGAATACAAACCCAACCGGCCGTctcagcctctctctctctctctctctctctgtaacAATGACTAGAACCACAGTCTCTCCAACGCCTCTGCTCAAGGACGAGCTGGACATTGTGATCCCCACCATTCGGAATTTGGACTTCCTGGAGATGTGGAGGCCGTTCTTTCAGCCATACCACCTGATCATAGTCCAGGACGGTGACCCATCGAAGACCATCAAGGTCCCCGAAGGCTTCGACTACGAGCTCTACAATCGCAACCATATCAAACGGATTCTGGGTCCCAAAGCGTCCTGCATTTCTTTCAAGGACTCCGCCTGCCGCTGCTTCGGTTACATGGTCTCCAAGAAGAAGTACATCTACACCATCGACGATGATTGCTttgtaagtgttttttttttttttgtgtgtgtttttgggATTGTTTTGGACGTGGGTTTTATATATTAGGGAGTTTGGAACTTGTTGTGAATTCATtggtttttgtgggttttgggtcttGTGAATAGCTGATTTTGATTTGATTGGTTTTGATAATTCGGGTTGTTGTTGGGTTTGGATTTGGGTTTGTTGGTTGAGGTTTGCTGTGTTTGTGTTTCTATTGTCTCGGTTCCCGTGAGGTAGCTGAGTATAAAAATCAACAAGATACAATTGACCTACATGGCCTTGACATTTTGAATTAAGTCATTGCTTTTGAAAATTGCGTTAGAAAATAGAgcttttcaatataaaaaagcctaaaagagattttgtttttttaaaaaaagacatttTCAAGCTTTTCCTCAACGCAgtcttaggattttttttaagaaaaaagtgatttttatgtttttttaccaaaccaacatttttttatttttattttttgtgaaagAGCATTTTAAGTACAgaaacactttttaaactttttaacgCAATCCTAAACAATTTGCAACAGTTGGATATGGGATTTTTGTTGGGTGTATTTTGATATCATTCCTAGGATGAAATATTTTACAATACCATCTGAGTGGCCCCTTTTGTTTTGTGATATTCTTGCTATCCATTAGAATTACTTTGAAACTTAATTCCTTTAGAATGTTTAATTCTAGTTGAACCGTGAATGAGATTTAGCAGATTAGTCATTGTGTTTTATGTGTTCTACTTGGCTCCAGATCTAATTGATAcacattcatttaatttctgcatGCATTAAGATTCTTCTGGGCTCCTTAATGCACAAATGTTTGAATCTTTCAGGAGGCATTACCCATTGAGATCGGTCAATGCATGCTATCTTCAAATCACAGCTTGTTTTTCACTTGTTCCTTGTTATTGTAGAAgctttaatgtttttcttttgtttagatTGTTATGATTCAATTGTTAGCCAGTTTGAATTCGAAGGGGTGATTCAGTCATCTACTTGAATCTCAAGCTTACATTCTGTATTCTTTGCAGGTTGCTAAAGATCCGTCTGGCAAGGATATTAATGCACTTGAGCAGCACATAAAAAACCTCCTGACTCCATCAACTCCATTTTTCTTCAACACCCTTTATGACCCGTACCGAGAAGGTGCAGATTTTGTCCGTGGATATCCGTTCAGTCTCCGTGGAGGTGCCCCGACTGCTGTTTCTCATGGTCTCTGGCTCAATATCCCAGATTATGATGCTCCCACCCAGCTTGTCAAGCCACTTGAGAGAAACACAAGGTATAAAAAGATCCTTTGTGCACTAGAAAACATATGTTACTTGTGTGCAAAAACACTCTTTATCCATGCCAATGCCTCTCTTCTTTAGGTTTGTGGATGCAGTTATGACAATACCCAAAGGAACCCTATTCCCCATGTGTGGTATGAATCTGGCATTCAACCGTGAATTGATTGGGCCTGCAATGTACTTTGGACTCATGGGTGATGGCCAGCCAATTGGACGCTACGATGATATGTGGGCTGGCTGGTGCACCAAGGTATCGACATTTCATTAAAAGTAgtgctatttagtagattttTATACGCCTTTCATATAATTGGgatgacgtgacagtaaaaattaacgCTTGTTTTGTGCCACATCATCAAATTTTATGATGGTCGtaactaaatagcattactctttcatTGATGCTGCCTAGTTTTCGTTGATTTTTTAGCAATTAGATCTTCATGCCTTCTCGTTAAGCTGCAGCAGCTCACAAGAAGTTGATTTATTGATCGCTGTAGGTGATATGTGATCATTTAGGCTATGGAGTCAAGACTGGTCTGCCTTACATCTGGCACAGCAAAGCTAGCAACCCTTTTGCAAACCTTAAGAAGGAATACAAAGGAATTTACTGGCAAGAAGAGCTGGTCCCATTCTTCCAGTCTGTTACCCTTCCGAAGGATTGCACTACTGTGCAGAAATGCTACACTGAACTCTCCAAGCAAGTCAGTGCTAGACTTGGTAAGGTGGATGAATACTTCATCAAACTGGCTGATGCCATGCTCACATGGATCGAAGCATGGGATGAGCTGAACCCATCTGGACTAAAATCTGTTGATTTGCTGAATGCTCCTGCAAAATAGATTTTTGATTAACTTTATGGTCGCTTTCGGTAGCCGTAGTCTTGTTCCTTTATCCAAGCTTTTGCATTGAAGCTAGTGAGAGGATATACTTCTATTCGATCGGGTTATTAGTATATGACGGTAGATCGATAAAAGATCaataattttgtatttctatATATAGTTTGTATTCCTATAAATTGTTTGGTAGAacagttttttagctatttattTGACAGTGATTGAATTGAGATTATGATCTTGGTTAAAAAGTATATGAATTTACAGCAGAATGGCTATTGCAACCTCCATCGTAACATAGTTTATTGAGAAATGGAGAATTTGTCTTGGCTCTTCTCAATCGCCCAATATTCCTTCTTCTCCAAGGACTGGTGTTGCAGTAAATATCATGtaacaattaaaaaacatgATTGGACGGCGGAGTCTAACATTTCTTTTGGCATTCCCGTTCTCAAGAATATAATATTTCATAGAATTCTAGGGAATATAAGATTCCAACGTAAGAATcatggaataattatttatttttcttgtttaaaaTATCTTTATGTTTTCTCCTTCAAGTGCATAAAGttatttaatacaaaattatttaaacaattaaacaaaaattggcAGGTGTTAAAACAGTTTCCGGTTCGGTGGTAAGAACTTCGACGGAAAAGGTACGTAGTCTCCttctgcaaaacaagaaagctGGTGAGAATGCTTGTTATGGGTGCTAGCTTATCCCATTCCGATActtaaatcaatttttcttgtaTAACAAGAGTATTGCTCTTTGTATAGAAAATGTCACTACTTGAATACCTGATAACATGCCTATATTTATAGAGAGAGGAGATTCGATTATCTCTGGAATAGGTGGGAGTTGGCTCTTGAATCATGGGTTTCCCTTTCCAGGACGTGAGCAATACGATCTGTAACGTGGCCCTCAGCATCTTTTGAGGCGTGGGTCTACACGTGTTGAATAGGCATACCTTCTTGCACTTAGATCGTGTGTACCCGTGTTCCGTGGCATGAATAGCTAGATCATGGGTTGGAACGTGCTGGGAACATATACCGGATATCCCGGGGTTTGGTGAAGTCTCGGGCTTCCACAGGTCATATCCGGATGGGCTCGGTCAGTGGCTTTTCACGCAGCCCGATTTGTGACCCCGTACAAAGGGGCTCGATTAGTGAGCCCAAGATATAATAAGGCTTGGTAGATGGGCTCGATAGAGTGGGCAACAAATGGGCTTTTGGGCTTGCTTGTTAATTACTGAGAATATTTCCCAACAGCAGGaaagaaaaactatatataaacaatttttttttcctttcttttttctatttattgtatttctcaatatataaattgttttaaactatttgatttattttcttaatttttcatcTATAACCAAATAAAACATGCTCATTTCCATTTTTAGTGGAACAAAatagttgctttttttttttttaatacatatttTACGttcatttctaattttttgtggGATAAAACTGTTTCTCTCTTTTgtatacaaattttacaaatgaTCACAATCAAACTTAATTAAGAagttctaattaaaaaaaaaaaataacaaaattatcaCTAGTCTAACTTTTCTTGCATAAAAGCTAAGGATCGAGGATTATAGTTTAGCACATGCACGGCAATGATTTATTgcctttaataaaaatatatgagatGTAGgcatacttatttttttaaaagaaatgaaacaTTTGTAACGCCAATATATAGAAATAGAATGTGAATTTCCCAACCAAAAGAGGTTAGGTGAGAATTCACTTAATTCAACGGAGATAATCTTTTTTAGAATTTCCGCCATCCAAACGCCCCCTCCCCTCTCAAGACTTTTCTTTATGCCATCAAATgaaccaataaaaacaaaacagaatCTGATAAAAATTTGCCTCAACAATGacagatattttattttattattattattataggtATTCCTTGTCGCGCATTAATGATAACATCCAGTTGTGTCTTCGTGTTTTCATGCGCATGTCCGCATGTGCTCCCCAATCCCCAAACCAAATCCCTCGATTCGATCCTCAAGCTCAATCCAGGCTGTGGCGGCCCCACCATTGTCTGCCTCCTCACACCCACATATTTCCTTTTTCTATGATCTAtgatctatttattttatttattcagatggagaaaATTACCAATATCTCCTTGGTATATAGGTTGCAAGATAAATTATTGACTAATGCACATCCGTTTGTTTTACgtagtaataaaattattttttagctGAAAATATGTTTTGGTGTTTGATTTGTACGAAAAAA contains these protein-coding regions:
- the LOC133875586 gene encoding probable UDP-arabinopyranose mutase 2 — encoded protein: MTRTTVSPTPLLKDELDIVIPTIRNLDFLEMWRPFFQPYHLIIVQDGDPSKTIKVPEGFDYELYNRNHIKRILGPKASCISFKDSACRCFGYMVSKKKYIYTIDDDCFVAKDPSGKDINALEQHIKNLLTPSTPFFFNTLYDPYREGADFVRGYPFSLRGGAPTAVSHGLWLNIPDYDAPTQLVKPLERNTRFVDAVMTIPKGTLFPMCGMNLAFNRELIGPAMYFGLMGDGQPIGRYDDMWAGWCTKVICDHLGYGVKTGLPYIWHSKASNPFANLKKEYKGIYWQEELVPFFQSVTLPKDCTTVQKCYTELSKQVSARLGKVDEYFIKLADAMLTWIEAWDELNPSGLKSVDLLNAPAK